The following proteins come from a genomic window of Solwaraspora sp. WMMA2065:
- a CDS encoding LamG-like jellyroll fold domain-containing protein, with amino-acid sequence MGTSQETHRRRRTGTTRTFARWRRCAGGVAVVAAALVGLSSSVPPGAVPADGEFPVGWLTSWITDRPGWLPWGGPATAELPVSPGGDGAGPGGYTSAAATRASGGAGAAQRLVDGLPGYAGQPAVDESVTPVTAARHDPATSRRDARSSRSTMTVYDNADGSTTAQLSTGQVNYRAADGSWRPIDPTLVRRGDRWGVTDNPMGVSLGSTSNTTAAGAAATSGAAAGEPLVEMPLPGGGVFGWSLAGAATVTPVVDGATATYRQVLPGTDLELVARPDGVKETLILASPQAASAWVFPLTLRGVTARISSAGSVELVDDAGAVVASIPPAYMEDSSVDAETGLPARSAAVAMELTEVDGGPALRLVADRAWLADPARVFPVRVDPTVTTGPDGDVFVDSDPATGATVQNGNHLQVGYNGGVGSRTFLNFDISSAVTDAKPIIASAYLRLFLNHRVRCDVKDLQVGLVEQEWTVGELATAALPGPDLEPGSVRYRYYTDNGQACANPSAGPTSGQWVQVDVRELVSGWAIGQRNLGLALIDDEQVLAAGARFTSANYGNGAYAPRLELTMTANLPPQVSQRSPVHGAVVSTLTPRLYVRGHDPDNSGTVSYKLWLHDDAGTVIRVTEGTGSYYDVPAGLLRSNKQYSWVVQPFDGAVYGARYPRYTFYTRVPQPALGSRLAQNPGVGYHPEIGNYTTTATDAQVAGVGPELAITRSYNTLDTRRSGAFGQGWSSLLDAQVTGRTSTNDALRSAVVTYPDGSEAGFGPTSDGSFVPPPGRYEVLTEVRSGTTVTGYRLTVKHGTTYVFGRSAGGGVFRLTAVTDANDRTLTATYNGSGLISKLTNASGRSLTLTWAGTASPSVGSHVTKVTTDAPTAGGSGYVWQYTYGSHDRLTKACTPTASCTTYTWGNNANQGANAVRNHAPSSYWRLNEPAGSTWAASDVLERGGTDVAFYEHTTPGATPTVWPGSTSTSTAFNGTSSRVRLPSGLVNDSAYQSVSMWFRTGATSRAGVLFSYQHDPISAGTTSRNYTPSIYVGTSGKLHAKFYDGNSTTMQSSGRVDDGQWHHVVLAGAGASQALYLDGTRQATRDGLIEMFDIGGSAHEYVGAGFVGGNWPDQPHQGSAGHTGHANFFTGQIADVAFFDRTLTAVDVTEINGTARAQSWQLSTITSAEGRTLASLSTDPVTGKLSELTDSNGGTWTMGTPRVAGTSALYAAAVLGSAPTDYWRLRDAAGVDAVNETWQETATFSAVTLGAAGPFADGTAVSFDGASSLAAVPGGRVAPTGAKSQELWFKTTATAGVLLGTQDAAVGGTPSAGSPVLWIDADGRLRGLAPSTEPTGPLTSGLAGKCAELATNGTKVQVGTCAATSAQSWRHVGGSGQLRRGDKCLGLTGQATGNGTLVQAQTCSTSANQKWTPHQGGWRNTGSGRCLEVPGSSTTDGTALAIRSCATSQANQRWALALTSPAPVNDGAWHHAVLTTTNAADATTQVLYLDGVPVQSSTGALPAAGPQSQGYLGAGYTGNGWSGLPAGATAYYAGSLAEVAFYSRALGADEVTLHHGSVGQTVPLVVTAATGGGTDAPTLSETAAGQLPADTLPPGATQTDAAARDALTTTVANPVTIVSVTDPGGHQVSYSYDLVSGRKVSQTDALGRTTLYGYDTGGFTSLEYDPNGIVTRSVQDERGNTIQEVTCQDQAAEKCSSSYSTYTFYSSDPTHPKSDRLTAVRGPGSLSAQDDTYRTQYFYDNFNGNLRSTVDPLGRRTEIAYTTGGSVPAGLPAQVLDPSKGWQLLTYTSAGDLATVVDPAGATTTYTYDRLGRELTETVVTPSFPQGRTTTYTYDAMGRVATRTDPAVTDRVTGAVHTAVTQHSYSPDGFLTEQRVSDATGGDVARVSEWSYDGHGRRSQAVDPMGTTTGYRYDVYGHVVEQTDPDGTVNAYQVDANGDLLSRTLKGYTGDPNDPTPAVDLVVESNVYDPAGRLASTTDAMGHVTEYTYTDDGRPATVTRTDGDSSFLLEANSYDAAGNLVEQQTDNGQTVTTYAYDAAGRQTRSVLDPDGLHRVTETTLSPGDQVLSSVARDGSGATLAVTDHAYDILGREVSQTRYRETDRTTTPVARWQLDETSGTAAADSAGNSPGTATDVTWENDAQRGRVAAFTGASTSQITTAAPAVDTTRPYTVAAWVRVDNDGKSGAVLTVPGAARVSTSPTNRDFAFQLRFDHTIDGWRVATNEQQTGSIIRCDCPFGEGTVYEEQWQHLAVGVDPQADKFTVFIDGDKVDEFTGARFHSVARGGLRIGSGLDGAISDLQLYQGVSADAGWADRVVAGTVPAADATVSRTSYVLDDGGLATAVLDPLGNTTNVAYDEADRPAVSTGPQVQAESGELDGPVVTARPVERIGYNAFGEVTAESDPNGNVTRYAFDRAGRPYETRLPAYTPPGGSTPVVPVFTAAYDILGQVVSQTDPLGRETGFTYDQLGRVVTQVAPDGATTTARYDLAGNLLAVTDPTGAVTGSSYDLLGRTTSVSEAVRQTGQTHTTTMGHDTAGRLSTVTTPAGVTTKYGYTAAGELASVVDGAGQTSRVDHDALGRPVKQTNPDGTSTTTTYDPLSQPTATAAYRATGGAALTTSAWTYDAAGNMVSATDARGSTTRLSYDATGLPRTQSEPVAAGTTIESSYGYDLAGNPTRFTDGRGQAFRTTYNVWGLPQSRIEPATAAYPNAADRTYTTVYDVAGQPVSQRAPGGVTRTLVYDDAGRLERQSGSGAEAATQDRTYGYDPAGRLVEFSGSGGTNRVAYDDRGLPLSVTGPSGDAAFTYTPDGSMASRDDAAGLTQYGYDSAGRLASVSNSSAGVSVGYSYDEMSAVSSMSYGGTNNRRVFDYDDLHRLTRDRLVRSNGQVLGTITYGWDANGNETSKTVTRGSTTASNTYTYDLADRLTSWNDGNTTVGYRYDAAGNRTGVGDVDYVHDARNRLVSDSTGTSYQYTARGTRKQTVTGGTTSVGVADAFDQIVSQQPTGGGNAREYTYDALGRALRSDFRYTGLGNDLAMDGAAKYLRDPDGGAVAVRDGGTSRMLWTDLHDDIVAQFNTAGTSVTGHRTYSPLGEVTAASGMEGNLGYQSEWTDPRSGRVNMHARWYDPAVGQFDSRDSVTVSPVPDSIRANRYQYGDGNSLTVTDPTGHFGKRLRNAWKKVSSGVQKAWNTVKAGVRQAWEQVFEWAQAAREQIAEKINDVKQAVSKAYQKMAEAVRGAVDQVGQWARTARDWIVEHKADIVGALVGFFVEAACMVAIGWTGVGAVACGVASGVTGALVTGAMQGQTGVELLRTAVLGGAAGGLGAALPMMGPAAGKALSKAGSAGAKKVAGTSVGKAAASAGKAVGRKVDDLSRAVSRGTSRATREAADYADDAARVGGSRVDDLADGAASCVRHSFAPDTRVRMADGTTRPIGEVELGDEVLATDPATGQSTARPVRLLHRHADRELTDVTVTDTTTGESTVVETTAQHPFWNATTDRWTDAADLRPGDRLRSPDGESTQRVAAVRVWTGLKWMNDLTVDGDHTYYVVAADRPVLVHNCGGYTDLYHGTSRQAAENIRADGVDTGFSSRSKMDFGKGFYTTRSRQQAADWAGSPRFGGDGVVLHFKVPNAKLDALATKKFTATSPDLADVVKHYRTGARGNPLGRHQVVEGPMLMNVDKFVNKGLPAHWKGNQVVFYGKDAGRILTAALQP; translated from the coding sequence ATGGGAACGAGCCAGGAGACACACCGCCGTCGTCGAACAGGGACCACCCGGACGTTCGCCCGGTGGCGGCGGTGCGCCGGTGGGGTCGCGGTGGTGGCCGCGGCGCTGGTGGGGTTGTCGTCGTCGGTGCCGCCGGGGGCGGTGCCCGCCGACGGTGAGTTTCCGGTGGGGTGGCTGACGTCGTGGATCACCGATCGGCCGGGCTGGTTGCCATGGGGCGGCCCGGCGACGGCTGAGCTCCCGGTGTCGCCGGGCGGCGACGGCGCCGGCCCGGGCGGGTACACCTCGGCGGCGGCGACCCGGGCCAGCGGTGGCGCCGGCGCCGCGCAGCGGCTGGTCGACGGGTTGCCGGGGTACGCCGGTCAGCCGGCGGTGGACGAGTCGGTGACGCCGGTGACGGCGGCGCGCCACGATCCGGCGACGAGCCGCCGCGACGCCCGGTCGTCACGGTCGACCATGACGGTGTACGACAACGCCGACGGTTCGACGACGGCGCAGCTGAGCACCGGTCAGGTCAACTACCGGGCGGCGGACGGGTCGTGGCGGCCGATCGATCCGACCCTGGTGCGTCGGGGTGACCGGTGGGGGGTCACCGACAACCCGATGGGGGTGTCGCTGGGGTCGACATCCAACACCACGGCGGCCGGGGCAGCGGCGACGTCCGGCGCGGCGGCGGGGGAGCCGCTGGTCGAGATGCCGCTGCCCGGCGGCGGCGTGTTCGGGTGGAGTCTGGCCGGTGCGGCGACGGTGACCCCGGTGGTCGACGGCGCGACGGCGACGTACCGGCAGGTGCTGCCCGGCACCGACCTGGAGCTGGTGGCCCGGCCGGACGGGGTGAAGGAGACGCTGATCCTGGCGTCGCCGCAGGCCGCGTCGGCGTGGGTGTTCCCGCTGACCCTGCGGGGGGTGACGGCCCGCATCTCCTCGGCCGGGTCGGTCGAGCTGGTCGACGACGCCGGGGCGGTGGTGGCGTCGATCCCGCCGGCGTACATGGAAGACTCGTCGGTGGACGCGGAGACCGGTCTGCCGGCGCGGTCGGCGGCCGTCGCGATGGAGCTGACCGAGGTCGACGGCGGGCCAGCGCTGCGGCTGGTCGCCGACCGTGCCTGGCTCGCCGACCCGGCGCGGGTGTTCCCGGTACGGGTGGATCCGACGGTGACGACCGGCCCCGACGGGGACGTGTTCGTCGACTCCGATCCGGCCACCGGCGCGACCGTGCAGAACGGCAACCACCTGCAGGTGGGCTACAACGGGGGAGTCGGTTCCCGGACGTTCCTCAACTTCGACATCTCGTCCGCGGTGACCGACGCCAAGCCGATCATCGCCTCGGCGTACCTGCGGCTGTTTCTGAACCACCGGGTGCGCTGCGACGTCAAGGACCTGCAGGTCGGCCTGGTCGAGCAGGAGTGGACGGTCGGTGAGTTGGCGACCGCCGCGCTGCCCGGGCCGGACCTCGAACCGGGCTCGGTGCGGTACCGCTACTACACCGACAACGGGCAGGCGTGCGCCAACCCGTCGGCGGGGCCGACGTCCGGCCAGTGGGTGCAGGTCGACGTCCGTGAGCTGGTCTCGGGGTGGGCGATCGGGCAGCGCAACCTCGGTCTCGCGCTGATCGACGACGAGCAGGTCCTGGCCGCCGGAGCGAGGTTCACCTCGGCGAACTACGGCAACGGGGCGTACGCGCCCCGGCTGGAACTGACCATGACGGCAAACCTGCCGCCGCAGGTGAGTCAGCGGTCCCCGGTGCACGGCGCGGTCGTGTCGACCCTGACCCCCCGGTTGTACGTGCGCGGTCACGACCCGGACAACTCCGGGACGGTGAGCTACAAGCTCTGGCTGCACGACGACGCCGGGACCGTCATCCGGGTCACCGAGGGCACCGGCTCCTACTACGACGTCCCTGCCGGGCTGCTGCGGTCGAACAAGCAGTACTCGTGGGTCGTGCAGCCGTTCGACGGTGCCGTTTACGGGGCCCGGTATCCGAGGTACACGTTCTACACCCGGGTGCCGCAGCCGGCGTTGGGATCCCGGCTGGCGCAGAACCCGGGGGTGGGCTACCACCCGGAGATTGGCAACTACACGACCACGGCGACCGACGCACAGGTGGCCGGGGTGGGCCCGGAACTGGCGATCACCCGGTCGTACAACACGCTGGACACCCGGCGGTCGGGGGCGTTCGGGCAGGGCTGGTCGAGTCTGCTGGACGCCCAGGTGACCGGGCGGACCAGCACGAACGACGCGCTGCGTAGTGCCGTGGTGACGTACCCGGACGGTTCGGAGGCCGGGTTCGGCCCCACCTCGGACGGATCGTTCGTGCCGCCACCGGGGCGGTACGAGGTGCTGACCGAGGTGCGGTCCGGTACGACGGTCACCGGGTACCGGCTGACCGTCAAACACGGCACGACGTACGTGTTCGGCCGGTCCGCCGGCGGTGGGGTCTTCCGGCTCACGGCGGTGACCGACGCCAACGACCGGACCCTGACGGCGACCTACAACGGCAGCGGACTGATCTCGAAGCTGACCAACGCCTCAGGTCGGTCGCTGACGCTGACCTGGGCGGGCACCGCGAGCCCGTCGGTCGGGTCGCACGTGACCAAGGTGACGACGGACGCACCGACCGCCGGCGGCAGCGGCTACGTGTGGCAGTACACCTACGGCAGCCACGACCGCCTGACGAAGGCGTGTACGCCGACGGCGTCGTGTACCACGTACACCTGGGGCAACAACGCCAACCAGGGGGCGAACGCGGTGCGCAACCACGCGCCGTCGTCGTACTGGCGGCTGAACGAACCCGCCGGGTCCACCTGGGCCGCCAGTGACGTGCTGGAACGCGGCGGCACCGACGTGGCGTTCTACGAGCACACGACGCCGGGCGCGACGCCGACGGTGTGGCCGGGGTCGACCTCGACGTCGACCGCGTTCAACGGCACCTCGTCGCGGGTGCGGCTGCCCAGCGGGCTGGTCAACGACAGCGCGTACCAGTCGGTCAGCATGTGGTTCCGCACCGGCGCGACGTCGCGGGCCGGGGTGTTGTTCTCCTACCAGCACGACCCGATCTCGGCTGGCACGACGTCGCGCAACTACACGCCGTCGATCTACGTCGGGACGAGCGGGAAGCTGCACGCGAAGTTCTACGACGGCAACTCGACGACGATGCAGTCGTCCGGTCGGGTGGACGACGGCCAGTGGCATCACGTGGTGCTGGCCGGGGCGGGCGCCAGCCAGGCCCTGTACCTGGACGGCACCCGGCAGGCGACCCGCGACGGCCTGATCGAGATGTTCGACATCGGCGGGTCGGCCCACGAGTACGTGGGTGCCGGGTTCGTCGGTGGGAACTGGCCGGACCAGCCGCATCAGGGCTCCGCCGGCCACACCGGGCACGCGAACTTCTTCACCGGCCAGATCGCCGACGTGGCGTTCTTCGACCGGACGTTGACCGCCGTCGACGTCACCGAGATCAACGGTACGGCGCGGGCGCAGAGCTGGCAGCTGTCCACAATTACCAGCGCCGAAGGGCGGACCCTGGCGTCGCTGTCGACGGACCCGGTCACCGGCAAGCTGTCGGAGCTGACCGACAGCAACGGTGGGACCTGGACGATGGGCACGCCGCGGGTGGCCGGCACCAGTGCCCTGTACGCGGCGGCCGTGCTGGGTTCGGCACCCACCGACTACTGGCGGCTGCGCGACGCCGCCGGGGTCGACGCCGTCAACGAGACGTGGCAGGAGACCGCGACGTTCAGCGCGGTGACACTTGGCGCGGCGGGTCCGTTCGCCGACGGCACCGCGGTGTCGTTCGACGGGGCGTCGTCGCTGGCGGCGGTCCCGGGCGGCCGGGTCGCGCCGACCGGCGCGAAGTCGCAGGAGCTGTGGTTCAAGACCACCGCGACCGCCGGGGTGCTGCTGGGCACGCAGGACGCGGCGGTGGGCGGTACGCCGTCGGCGGGCTCGCCGGTGTTGTGGATCGACGCCGACGGTCGGCTGCGCGGCCTGGCCCCGTCGACCGAGCCGACCGGGCCGCTGACGTCAGGGCTCGCCGGAAAGTGCGCGGAGCTGGCCACCAACGGCACCAAGGTGCAGGTCGGCACCTGCGCCGCCACGTCCGCCCAGAGCTGGCGGCACGTCGGCGGCAGTGGACAGCTGCGTCGGGGTGACAAGTGTCTGGGCCTGACCGGTCAGGCCACCGGCAACGGCACCCTGGTCCAGGCGCAGACCTGCTCGACCAGCGCCAACCAGAAGTGGACGCCGCACCAGGGCGGCTGGCGCAACACCGGGTCGGGCCGCTGCCTGGAGGTGCCGGGTTCGTCCACCACGGACGGCACCGCGCTGGCCATCCGCAGCTGCGCCACCAGCCAGGCCAACCAGCGGTGGGCGTTGGCGCTGACGTCGCCGGCACCGGTCAACGACGGCGCGTGGCACCACGCCGTACTGACCACGACGAACGCCGCCGACGCCACGACCCAGGTGCTGTATCTCGACGGGGTGCCGGTGCAGTCGAGCACCGGGGCGCTGCCGGCGGCCGGACCGCAGAGCCAGGGGTACCTGGGCGCGGGGTACACCGGCAACGGCTGGTCGGGGCTGCCCGCCGGGGCGACGGCGTACTACGCGGGGTCGCTGGCGGAGGTGGCGTTCTACAGCCGGGCGTTGGGCGCCGACGAGGTGACGTTGCACCACGGGTCGGTCGGGCAGACGGTGCCGCTGGTGGTCACCGCCGCGACCGGCGGCGGTACGGACGCACCCACGCTGTCGGAGACGGCGGCCGGCCAGCTGCCGGCGGACACCCTGCCGCCCGGTGCGACGCAGACCGACGCGGCGGCGCGCGACGCGCTGACCACGACGGTGGCCAACCCGGTGACGATCGTGTCGGTGACCGACCCGGGTGGGCATCAGGTGTCGTACTCCTACGACCTGGTGTCCGGGCGGAAGGTGTCGCAGACCGACGCGCTGGGCCGCACCACCCTGTACGGGTACGACACCGGCGGGTTCACCAGCCTGGAGTACGACCCGAACGGGATCGTCACCCGGTCGGTGCAGGACGAGCGGGGCAACACGATCCAGGAGGTGACCTGTCAGGACCAGGCCGCCGAGAAGTGTTCCAGCAGCTACTCCACCTACACCTTCTACAGCAGCGACCCGACGCATCCGAAGAGCGACCGGCTGACGGCGGTACGCGGGCCGGGCTCGCTCAGCGCGCAGGACGACACCTACCGGACGCAGTACTTCTACGACAACTTCAACGGCAACCTGCGCAGCACGGTGGATCCGCTCGGCCGGCGTACGGAGATCGCCTACACCACCGGCGGGAGCGTTCCGGCCGGGCTGCCCGCACAGGTGCTGGACCCGTCGAAGGGCTGGCAGCTGCTCACGTACACCTCGGCGGGTGACCTGGCGACGGTGGTCGACCCGGCGGGCGCGACGACCACGTACACCTACGACCGGTTGGGTCGGGAACTGACCGAGACGGTGGTGACGCCGTCGTTCCCGCAGGGGCGGACCACCACGTACACGTACGACGCGATGGGCCGGGTGGCGACCCGGACCGATCCGGCGGTGACGGACCGGGTGACCGGCGCGGTGCACACGGCGGTGACGCAGCACTCGTACAGCCCGGACGGGTTCCTGACCGAGCAGCGGGTCAGCGACGCCACCGGTGGGGATGTGGCCCGGGTCAGCGAATGGTCCTACGACGGCCACGGCCGCCGGTCGCAGGCCGTTGACCCGATGGGCACCACCACCGGCTACCGCTACGACGTCTACGGGCACGTGGTGGAGCAGACCGATCCGGACGGGACGGTCAACGCCTACCAGGTGGACGCCAACGGCGACCTGCTGTCGCGGACGCTGAAGGGCTACACCGGGGACCCGAACGATCCGACTCCTGCCGTGGACCTGGTGGTGGAGTCGAACGTCTACGACCCGGCGGGCCGGCTGGCGTCGACCACCGACGCGATGGGGCACGTCACGGAGTACACGTACACCGACGACGGGCGGCCCGCGACGGTGACCCGCACCGACGGGGACAGTTCGTTCCTGCTGGAGGCCAACAGCTACGACGCGGCCGGGAACCTGGTCGAGCAGCAGACCGACAACGGGCAGACCGTCACGACGTACGCCTACGACGCGGCGGGCCGGCAGACCCGCAGCGTGCTCGACCCCGACGGGTTGCACCGGGTCACCGAGACCACGCTGTCGCCGGGTGACCAGGTGCTGTCCAGCGTCGCCCGGGACGGATCCGGCGCGACGCTGGCCGTCACCGACCACGCGTACGACATCCTCGGCCGGGAGGTCTCGCAGACCCGGTACCGGGAGACGGACCGGACGACGACGCCGGTGGCCCGCTGGCAGCTGGACGAGACCAGCGGTACGGCGGCCGCCGACTCGGCCGGCAACAGCCCCGGTACGGCCACCGACGTGACCTGGGAGAACGACGCCCAGCGGGGGCGGGTCGCGGCGTTCACCGGTGCGTCGACGTCGCAGATCACCACGGCCGCGCCGGCGGTGGACACCACCCGGCCGTACACCGTGGCCGCCTGGGTGCGGGTCGACAACGACGGCAAGTCCGGCGCGGTGCTGACCGTGCCCGGTGCCGCGCGGGTGAGTACGTCCCCCACGAACCGCGACTTCGCCTTCCAGCTCCGGTTCGACCACACCATCGACGGCTGGCGGGTGGCCACGAACGAGCAGCAGACGGGCTCGATCATCCGGTGCGACTGTCCCTTCGGGGAAGGCACGGTGTATGAGGAGCAGTGGCAGCACCTGGCCGTCGGCGTCGACCCGCAGGCTGACAAGTTCACCGTGTTCATCGACGGCGACAAGGTCGACGAATTCACCGGCGCCCGCTTCCACAGCGTGGCGAGGGGCGGGCTGCGGATCGGCTCCGGGCTCGACGGGGCCATCTCCGACCTGCAGCTGTACCAGGGCGTGTCGGCGGACGCCGGCTGGGCCGACCGGGTGGTCGCCGGCACCGTACCGGCGGCCGACGCCACGGTGTCGCGCACCAGCTACGTGCTCGACGACGGTGGTCTGGCCACGGCGGTGCTGGATCCGCTGGGCAACACCACGAACGTGGCCTACGACGAGGCCGACCGGCCAGCGGTGTCGACCGGCCCGCAGGTGCAGGCCGAGAGCGGGGAACTCGACGGTCCGGTGGTCACGGCGCGGCCGGTGGAGCGGATCGGCTACAACGCGTTCGGCGAGGTCACTGCGGAGTCCGACCCGAACGGCAACGTGACCCGGTACGCGTTCGACCGGGCCGGCCGGCCCTACGAGACCCGGCTGCCCGCGTACACCCCGCCGGGCGGGTCGACCCCGGTCGTCCCGGTCTTCACGGCGGCGTACGACATCCTCGGCCAGGTCGTGTCGCAGACCGACCCGCTGGGCCGAGAGACCGGGTTCACCTACGACCAGCTGGGCCGGGTGGTGACCCAGGTGGCGCCGGACGGTGCCACCACGACCGCCCGCTACGACCTGGCCGGCAACCTGCTCGCCGTGACCGACCCCACCGGGGCGGTGACCGGCAGCAGCTACGACCTGCTGGGGCGGACCACCAGCGTCAGCGAGGCGGTCCGCCAGACCGGTCAGACGCACACCACCACGATGGGCCACGACACCGCCGGTCGCCTGTCGACGGTGACCACGCCGGCCGGGGTGACCACCAAGTACGGCTACACCGCCGCCGGGGAGCTGGCCAGCGTCGTCGACGGTGCCGGGCAGACCAGCCGGGTCGACCACGACGCCCTGGGCCGCCCGGTGAAGCAGACCAACCCGGACGGCACCTCCACCACCACCACGTACGACCCGCTGTCCCAGCCGACCGCGACGGCGGCGTACCGGGCGACCGGCGGGGCCGCGCTGACCACGTCGGCCTGGACCTACGACGCCGCCGGCAACATGGTGTCGGCGACGGACGCGCGGGGCAGCACGACCCGGTTGAGCTACGACGCGACCGGGCTGCCGCGCACCCAGTCCGAGCCGGTGGCTGCCGGCACCACCATCGAGTCGTCGTACGGCTACGACCTGGCCGGCAACCCGACCCGGTTCACCGACGGGCGGGGGCAGGCGTTCCGGACGACGTACAACGTCTGGGGGTTGCCGCAGTCGCGAATCGAGCCGGCGACGGCGGCGTACCCGAACGCGGCGGACCGCACGTACACCACTGTGTACGACGTGGCCGGTCAGCCAGTGTCGCAGCGTGCCCCGGGCGGGGTGACCCGGACCCTGGTCTACGACGACGCCGGTCGGCTGGAGCGCCAGTCCGGCTCCGGTGCCGAGGCCGCGACCCAGGACCGGACGTACGGCTACGACCCGGCCGGTCGGCTGGTGGAGTTCTCCGGGTCCGGCGGCACCAACCGGGTCGCCTATGACGACCGGGGGCTGCCGCTGTCGGTGACCGGCCCGTCGGGCGACGCGGCGTTCACCTACACGCCGGACGGGTCGATGGCCTCGCGCGACGACGCGGCCGGGTTGACCCAGTACGGCTACGACAGCGCCGGCCGGTTGGCGTCGGTGAGCAACAGCAGCGCCGGGGTGTCGGTCGGGTACTCCTACGACGAGATGTCGGCGGTGTCGTCGATGTCCTACGGCGGCACCAACAACCGGCGGGTGTTCGACTATGACGACCTGCACCGGTTGACCAGAGACCGGCTGGTGCGGTCCAACGGGCAGGTCCTCGGGACGATCACCTACGGGTGGGACGCCAACGGCAACGAGACCAGCAAGACCGTCACCCGTGGCTCGACGACGGCCAGCAACACCTACACCTACGACCTGGCCGACCGGCTCACCTCGTGGAACGACGGCAACACCACGGTCGGCTACCGGTACGACGCGGCCGGCAACCGGACCGGGGTCGGCGACGTCGACTACGTCCACGACGCCCGCAACCGGCTCGTCTCCGACAGCACCGGCACCAGCTACCAGTACACGGCCCGGGGCACCCGTAAGCAGACCGTCACCGGCGGCACCACCTCGGTCGGGGTCGCGGACGCGTTCGACCAGATCGTCAGCCAGCAGCCGACCGGTGGCGGCAACGCCCGGGAGTACACCTACGACGCGTTGGGCCGGGCGCTGCGCAGCGACTTCCGGTACACCGGGCTCGGCAACGACCTCGCCATGGACGGCGCGGCGAAGTACCTGCGGGATCCGGACGGCGGTGCCGTCGCGGTCCGGGACGGCGGCACCAGCCGGATGCTCTGGACCGATCTGCACGACGACATCGTCGCCCAGTTCAACACCGCCGGGACGTCGGTGACCGGTCACCGTACCTACTCGCCGCTGGGTGAGGTGACCGCCGCCAGCGGCATGGAGGGCAACCTCGGCTACCAGTCGGAGTGGACCGATCCCCGGTCGGGTCGGGTCAACATGCACGCCCGCTGGTACGACCCGGCCGTCGGCCAGTTCGACAGCCGCGACAGCGTCACCGTCAGCCCGGTGCCCGACTCGATCCGGGCCAACCGCTACCAGTACGGCGACGGCAACTCGCTGACCGTCACCGACCCGACCGGGCACTTCGGCAAGCGGCTGCGCAACGCCTGGAAGAAGGTCTCCTCCGGCGTGCAGAAGGCCTGGAACACGGTCAAGGCCGGGGTGCGGCAGGCGTGGGAGCAGGTCTTCGAGTGGGCGCAGGCGGCCCGCGAACAGATCGCCGAGAAGATCAACGACGTCAAGCAGGCCGTGTCGAAGGCCTATCAGAAGATGGCCGAGGCGGTCAGAGGGGCCGTCGACCAGGTCGGCCAGTGGGCCCGGACGGCCAGGGACTGGATCGTCGAACACAAGGCCGACATCGTCGGCGCGCTGGTCGGGTTCTTCGTCGAAGCCGCCTGTATGGTCGCGATCGGCTGGACCGGGGTCGGCGCGGTCGCCTGCGGGGTGGCTTCCGGCGTGACCGGTGCCCTGGTCACCGGTGCCATGCAGGGCCAGACCGGCGTCGAGCTGCTGCGCACCGCCGTACTGGGTGGTGCCGCCGGTGGTCTGGGCGCGGCGCTGCCGATGATGGGCCCGGCAGCGGGCAAGGCGTTGAGCAAGGCTGGGTCCGCCGGGGCGAAGAAGGTCGCCGGCACCAGTGTCGGCAAGGCTGCGGCGTCGGCCGGCAAGGCGGTCGGGCGCAAGGTCGACGACCTGTCGCGGGCGGTGTCGCGCGGCACCAGCCGGGCCACCCGGGAGGCGGCCGACTACGCCGACGACGCCGCCCGCGTCGGCGGTAGCCGGGTCGACGACCTCGCCGACGGGGCGGCCAGCTGTGTGCGGCACAGTTTCGCGCCGGACACCCGGGTACGGATGGCCGACGGCACCACCAGGCCGATCGGCGAGGTCGAGCTCGGTGACGAGGTGCTGGCCACCGACCCGGCCACCGGGCAGAGCACGGCCCGGCCGGTGCGGCTGCTGCACCGTCACGCCGACCGGGAGTTGACCGATGTCACGGTCACCGACACCACGACCGGCGAGAGCACGGTCGTCGAGACGACCGCGCAGCATCCGTTCTGGAACGCCACCACCGACCGGTGGACCGACGCCGCCGACCTGCGCCCCGGTGACCGGTTGCGCAGCCCGGACGGCGAATCCACCCAGCGGGTCGCCGCGGTCCGGGTCTGGACCGGCCTGAAATGGATGAACGACCTCACCGTCGACGGCGACCACACCTACTACGTGGTGGCAGCCGATCGGCCCGTGCTGGTGCACAACTGCGGCGGTTACACGGACCTGTACCACGGGACCAGCCGGCAGGCGGCGGAGAACATCCGGGCCGACGGCGTGGACACCGGATTCTCGTCACGGTCGAAGATGGACTTCGGGAAGGGTTTCTACACCACCCGGTCGCGGCAGCAGGCGGCCGACTGGGCGGGGAGTCCGCGGTTCGGTGGGGACGGCGTGGTGCTGCACTTCAAGGTGCCGAACGCGAAGCTCGACGCCCTGGCGACGAAGAAGTTCACCGCGACCAGTCCCGATCTGGCCGACGTCGTGAAGCACTACCGCACCGGTGCCCGGGGCAACCCACTCGGCCGGCATCAGGTGGTGGAAGGGCCGATGCTGATGAACGTCGACAAGTTCGTCAACAAGGGACTCCCCGCGCACTGGAAGGGCAACCAGGTCGTCTTCTACGGCAAGGACGCCGGTCGGATACTGACCGCGGCCCTGCAGCCGTAG